From the Thermodesulfovibrionales bacterium genome, the window GGGGTCGTGAGGACTCGAGAATCCGCTCCCATAAGTCCCTGTTCAAGACTTCTCTCTTCTGGGAGTTCCGCCAGTTGTTCCGCAGCCAGCCCTCCATCCATGAAGTCATGCCTTGAACGATGTAATTCGAATCCGTCGTGACTCTGACCCTGCAGGGTTTTTTCAGGGCTTCGAGGGCGGATATTACGCCGAGCAATTCCATACGGTTGTTCGTCGTTATCATCTCGCAGCCTGAGAGTTCCCTCACTTTCTCGCCCGATATCAATATGGATCCGAACCCGCCGATCCCGGGATTTCCGCTGCACGCGCCGTCGGCATAGATGTCGACAAAGGGTTTTGGATCCGTCTTCATAGACATTAGTTTACTCTTTTTAAGACCGGCGATGCCACTCCGGGAACAGGGCCCGTAGGGGAACTCCGCAGACAAACATGGTATGCTGGAGATGAGGATATGATGCACGCGAGGATTCTGTTCCTATTCATGGGACTTTTTTTTGCTATGTACGTTCCGCTTTCGCAC encodes:
- the rnhA gene encoding ribonuclease HI, coding for MSMKTDPKPFVDIYADGACSGNPGIGGFGSILISGEKVRELSGCEMITTNNRMELLGVISALEALKKPCRVRVTTDSNYIVQGMTSWMEGWLRNNWRNSQKREVLNRDLWERILESSRPHEIEWVWIKGHNGHRENERCDRLARQEIEKCRKGIGHEET